GATACAGCTCCGACGGCGCATAGTTGGACGTTGCCACCACCACCACTCCTTCATTGAGCAGATTTTCCAGCAAACGACCCAAAATCATCGCATCGGCAATGTCGCTGACGTGAAATTCGTCAAAACACAAAACCCGTGTTTCATTAGAAATTTCCAAAGCCACCGCTTTAAGCGGATTAGCCTCACTTTTCAACCCTTTCAAGCGGTTATGGATTTCCGCCATAAACGCATGAAAGTGTACGCGGCGTTTGCGCTTATACGGCAAACAGCCGAAAAACGCATCCATCAAAAAGCTCTTGCCTCGTCCGACACCGCCGTAAAAATACAAACCTTTCGGCACTTGGGGAGAACGTAAGCTGCGCCCCAAAAACCGGTTGCGCTTACGCTTGAACATCATCAATTCCGTCCATAAACGGTCCAGATATTCTATTGCGGTTGCCTGAGCCTTATCGCTGATAAAGCCCGGCTGTTGTGCTGCGGCCTGATACCAAGTTAACGGACTGTGGTTTTCAAAAGAAGGGGGAACAAACAAATTTTCTCTATCACTCATTCTCTAGCCTTATTTTCATTATCGCGGATTGTGTTGTCTGCAACGGCAACCGGATTATTGTACAAATATGTTGCCTGAATCGGCATTATAAATGATTTCAGACGGCCTCCAAGCCCGATTACCATGTATTCTCCCGCACTCTGTCATAATTTGACGTTATATATCGGATTTATATAAGAAAAAACGCCGCATTTCTGCGGCGTTTGCTTTACTGGTTTCAATTGGCGTCTTTTTGTAAAGCCATATCCACGCGTTCACGCAATTCTTTACCCGGTTTGAAGTGGGGAACGTGCTTTTCGGGCACTTCCACACGTTCTCCGGTTTTCGGATTACGGCCAATACGCGCCGGACGATGGTTCAAGTCGAAGCTGCCGAAACCGCGGATTTCAATGCGTTGGCCGCGTGCCAGCGATCGGGTCATGGTATCCACCAAAACTTTTACGCTGTACTCAACATCTTTGGCCATCAGCTGGTTACCGTTTTTCTCGGCAAATACCTCTGCCAAACGAACCATTAATTCAGACTTGGTCATCTTGTCCGCAACCTTATTCTTGGTCGCCTGACAGTTTGGCTTTCAGCAGGTCACCCAAGCTGGTTGTACCGGCGCTGGCAGTTGCGGCTGCATTTACCGAGTTCAGTACATCGCGGCTTTCTTTAGCGTCTTTTGCTTTTACAGACAAGCGGATGCTGCGGTTTTTGCGGTCAACGGTAACGATAACGGCTTCAACTTCGTCGCCTTCGTTCAGCTTGGTTGACAAGTCTTCAACGCGGTCGGCGGCAAATTCGGCAGCCGGCAGGTAGGCTTCAACTTCTTCAGTCAGCGCAACCACAGCACCTTTGGCATCAACAGACTTCACAGTACCTTTAACCAAAGCACCTTTGTCGTTTACGCTGATGAAGTTATTGAACGGATCGCCTTCCAGTTGCTTGATGCCCAAAGAGATACGCTCTTTGTCAACGTCGATGGCCAATACAACGGCTTCAACTTCTTCGCCTTTTTTGTATTTGCGTACAGCTTCTTCGCCGGACTCGGTCCAAGACAGATCAGACAAGTGAACCAGACCGTCGATACCACCCGGCAAGCCTACGAATACGCCGAAGTCGGTGATGGATTTAACCGCACCGGAGATTTTGTCACCTTTGTTGTGGTTGGCGGCAAACTCTTCCCAAGGATTGGCTTGGCATTGTTTCATGCCCAAAGAGATACGGCGGCGGTCTTCGTCGATTTCCAGAATCATTACTTCGACTTCGTCACCCAACTGTACCACTTTGCTCGGGTGTACGTTTTTGTTGGTCCAGTCCATTTCGGAAACGTGTACCAAACCTTCGATGCCTTGTTCGATTTCAACGAATGCACCGTAGTCGGTCAGGTTAGACACTTTACCGAACAGACGGGTACCCTGCGGGTAACGGCGAGTCAGACCGTTCCAAGGATCTTCGCCCAGTTGTTTCATACCCAGAGAAACGCGTTGTTTTTCTTGGTCGAATTTCAGCACTTTGGCTTCAACTTCCTGACCAACTTCCAACACTTCGCTCGGGTGTTTCACACGGCGCCATGCCAGATCGGTAATGTGCAGCAAACCGTCGATGCCGCCCAAGTCAACGAATGCACCGTAGTCAGTGATGTTTTTAACGATACCTTTAACCACTGCACCTTCTTGCAGGTTTTCCAGCAGGGCTTTGCGCTCTTCGCCCAAAGTCGCTTCCAGAACCGCGCGGCGGGATACCACAACATTGTTGCGTTTTTTGTCCAACTTGATGACTTTGAACTCAATCTCTTTGCCTTCAAAGTGAGAGGTGTCTTTCACCGGACGTACATCAACCAAAGAACCCGGCAGGAATGCGCGGATGCTGTTGATCATAACGGTCAGGCCGCCTTTTACTTTGCCGTTGATGACGCCGGACAGAATGTCGCCGTTTTCCATGGCTTCTTCCAGAGCAATCCAGTCGGCAGCGCGTTTGGCTTTTTCGCGTGACAATTTGGTTTCGCCGAAACCGTTTTCAACGGATTCGATGGTTACGGTAACGAAATCGCCTACTTTAACTTCAATCTCGCCCTGAGCGTTTTTGAATTCAGCTACGTCAATCAGAGATTCTGATTTCAGGCCGGCGTTTACGGTTACGAAGTTTTGGTCGATGCCTACTACCTCGGCAGTAATCACCTCACCCGGATTCATCTCTTGCAGGGTAAAGCTTTCTTCCAACAGCTGGGCAAAATTTTCCATAGTCATATACTAACTCTTTTCGGTACACCGCCAAGGGGTGCGGGGTTGGTTGTGAAAATCTGCCGCCCTTGGCGCGACAGACGGATAAAATGCAATATATGCAGACGGCCTTTTACCTGAAAGGCCGTCTGCAAAAAACTTTTCGGATTATACAGCAGTTTTTCCAAATAATTCAAACATTATGATACCAGTCCAATACTTTTTTTACTGCCTCTTCAATGTTTAATTCCGTGGTATCCAAAAGCTGCGCGTCCGGCAGTTGCCGCAAGGGCGCAACTGCTCTGCGGCGGTCAGCCTCGTCTCGTGCTTCGATGTCCGACAAAATGCGGTCGAACTCCAAACCTTCGCACGGCAGTCCGATTTGTTTGGCACGCCGTTCGGCACGCACGCGGGCACTGGCGGTCAGAAACACTTTCAAAGCAGCATCAGGGAAAATAACCGAACCGATATCGCGCCCGTCGGCCACCAAACCTTTTTCCGTCAGAAAATCGCGCTGGCGTTGCAGTAAGGCTTCACGCACTTTCGGCAGCTGCGCCACCGCCGATGCGCCCATACCGATGGCTTCGCTGCGGATTTGCGCGGATACGTCTTCCTCTTCCAGCCATACCGAGCCGTCTGCAAATTTAGCCGGCAGGTTTTCCGCCAAGGCAGCCACGCCCGCTTCATCTGTCCATTCCACCTGCTGCTTCCGGGCATACAATGCCGTCAAACGGTACAGCGCACCCGAGTCCAGATAATCAAAGCCCAAAGCTGCCGCAACGCGCGAAGCAACCGTTCCTTTTCCCGAAGCACTCGGTCCGTCAATCGCAATAACTTTTTGCTTGCCTGACATAACAATACTCTCTGTGTTTTTGATAAAAACGGCACAGGCCGTCTGCAAATTCAAGCCGGTTACTTATCTTCGGCCACGAGCCTTATCGAAACGCCGTCGCATCTTGGTAAGCTCTTTCTCGAAGGCTGCGTCCTCATAAATATCCTTGCGCCCTTCAAGAATACCGTACCCGCGCCGCTCTTCAAGTTGTTTGAGATACGCAGCAGAGAAAGAACCATCGGGGTCTGCCATCTTTTCGAGAATATCCCAATAGCGTCTGACCGTACCAAGTTCCTTCTCGTGTACGAAGTATTTCCTAGAACCTACCAACAGTATGCACTCGCCGCTATACTTATAAAACCACTTATAGAAATACAATCCTGCTCGGTTTGAAATCCATTTCAAAGTCATTTCGCAACGGGCAGGGTCTTTTAAAGCGGGTATCAGACTTGGGTTTCTCTGCATGAAATCCGCAAATGCCTGACGCGCTTCGTCTGCTTCGTAAGGGGATTCGTAACCTACGGCCAAATATTTGAACGGCAGCATTTCAGAAAGCGTTTGCATAACAAAAATCCTCAAAGTTGGATAAACAGCCTGCTCAAGTATGCCTCATTATAAGAAATTTCTGCCGTTTTTTTAAGCCTGTAAGGGCAGATCCGTATCCGATTTAACCACCAGCAGCGGAATATCGGTTCTGATGTTCTGCACGCCCGGCAGCCGTGCAAGATAATCAGTATGAAAACGCCAATACGCCTGCAAATCGGCGGTAACAATCCGCAGCAGGAAATCGCTGTCGCCCGCCATCAGATGACATTCGGTAATCTGCTTCAGACGGCATACTGCTTCGGTAAACTGCCTGACGGTTTCGCCGTCCTGACTTTTCAGCCATATCCGCGCAAACACAGTAAAACCCAAGCCGATTTTTTCCGCACTCAGCTTCGCACTGTAACGCTCGATAATACCGGCTTCTTCCAATAATTTGACTCGCCGCAAACAGGAAGACGGCGACAGCCCGACCTGTTTTGCCAGCTCGATATTCTGCAGCCTGCCGTCCTGCTGCAAGGCGGTGAGGATTTTGCGGTCGATGTTATCCGGCTTCATACCTGCTCAATTCGATAAATTCATTATTTATTGAAATTCTATGCCGATTTTAGCCGAAACAAACAAAGATTTGCAACCCAATGCCGTCTGCAAAAGTTTATAATATAGTCGAATAAAATAAGAATGAGACAAGGCAGCGAAGCCGCAGACAGTACACATAGTACGGCAAGGCAAAGCAACGCAGTATCATTCTTATTTTAAATGACTATAACGCTCCAACTATTAGGATATTGACCAACCAATATGTCTCCCACACCCCAATCAGAATTTATACGCGGCATGAAAGAATGCTCCCCCATGCTGATCGGTCTTTTGCCTTGGGCATTGATTCTCGGCGTTCAAGGCGGTCAGAAAGGCATGAGCTGGGCAGAAATGCTGATGATGACCATGATGAACTTCGCCGGCGGTTCGGAATTTGCCGCCGTCAACCTGTGGGCCGATCCTCTGCCGATACTGCTGATTGCGACGGTGACCTTGATGATTAATTCGCGCCACATTCTGATGGGGGCGGCGCTTGCTCCTTATCTGAAGCACACACCGCTCAAAAAAGTCATGCCTGCGCTGTTTTTTATGTGCGACGAAAGTTGGGCACTGGGTTTGGCAGAGGCGCAAAAACGCAAAGCGCAAGGACTGCCTGCATTCAATATGCCCTTTTATGCCGGAGCGTGTACCGTACTGTATCTTTCTTGGGCTTCCTTTGCCGCAATCGGCGCGGCGGTCGGCCCGATGTTCGGCGATATTGCAGCATGGGGGTTCGGCATGGCGTTTCCTGCGGTATTTTTGGTACTGCTGCGCGGAATGTGGAAAAGTTTTGCCGCCTCGCGCCCGTGGCTGGTCAGCTTGGTCACGGCGGCAGCGGTGTATCTGACGACTGACGGCGCATGGTATGTACCGGCAGGCGCATTATCCGGCCTGTTTGCGGCTTATTGGTGGGGAGAAACTGCATGAACATCGCTTTCAACGCATTTTTAGCGTGCCTCGCCATGCTTGCCGTTACCTACTCTACCCGCCTGATTGGTTTTTTCGCCTTACGCAACCGCACATTGAGCCGCCGCGCACAAGTGGTGATGGAAGCCGCTCCGGGCTGCGTACTGATTTCGGTTATCGCGCCGTATTTTGTTTCCGACAAACCGCACGAACTTGTTGCCATCGCGCTGACTGTTTTGGCCGCCGGCCGTTTATCCATGCTGCCCACCGTATTAATCGGCGTAGGCACATCAGGTCTGCTCGGCTATTTATTAAGCTGAATGCCGTCTGCAAAACAGCCGTTATATGAAAAATATAGTCGAATAAAATAAAAATGATACAAGGCAGCAAAGCCGCAGACAGTACGAATAGCACGGCAAGGCGAAGCAACGCTGTATCATTTTTATTTTAAATGACTATATAACAACCGTTTTGCAGACGACATATTCAAACCTGTTCAAACAAAAACCGCAGCCCGGCTTCATCATGCGGCTGCGGCTTTCACCCTACGGCTTGCTGTTCCGCCGGCTTATTGACTAGCCCTACTGTTTCTTTTGAAATACCGCAGCAAAAAAACCGTCTGTTTGATGCTCTGCCGAACTCAGGCGCAGGTATTTTCCGGTGTTCAAATCAATTTTCAAACCCGCCAGCAACGCCCCGCAATCAAGCAGCTCAAATTCCGGATGCTCGACAAGGAAACGCTCTGCCTGCATTTCATTTTCTTCCGGCAAAACCGAACAGGTCGCATAAACCAGACGGCCTTGCGGCTTAACCAAATCCGCTGCCGCCGACAAAATGCTGTGTTGCTGTGCCAACAGCTTGGTAACGGTTTCCGGCGATTGGCGGTATTTCAAATCAGGATTGCGCCGCAGCGTTCCCAAGCCGGAACACGGCGCGTCAACCAAAACACGGTCGGCTTTGCCATGCAGGCGGCCGATGCGCGTATCGTGCTCGCTGCTGATGCGTTCGGGGTGAATATTGGTCAATCCCGCACGGGTCATGCGCGGCTTGAGGTTGGCAAGGCGTTTTTCGGCCACATCAAAGGCATAAATCCGCCCTTTGTTTGCCATTTGCGCGCCGATGGCCAGCGTTTTGCCGCCTGCTCCGGCGCAAAAGTCTACCACAATTTCCCCGCGCTTCGCCCCCAGCAGCAAAGCCAAGAGCTGGCTGCCTTCGTCTTGTACTTCCAATGCGCCGTCCAAAAACAATTCATGTTTGTTCAACACAATTTTATCTTTCAAGCGTATGCCCCACGGCGAAAATAGCGCAGCCTCGGCGGCAATGTCTTCATTTTGCAACTGCGCCAACACTTTGTCGCGCTTGGCCTTCAAGGTATTGACGCGTATATCCAAAGGAGCCGCGCTGTTTACGCTGCGCCCGAACGCCAGCACTTCTTCATCTGTATAATGCTGTTGCAACTGCTCCACCAACCATTGAGGCAGCTCGGCAGCAGTTGTGATGCCGTCTGCAAATTCGGCCTTCCGCGCTTTCAAACGGCTTAAAAATTCTTTATCTTCCTCGTCCAAAATATCTTGGATTTGGCTGATGTTCATACTGCGGCCGAGTACCAGCGCAGCCAGTGCGGCTTTACGCGCCTGAGCAGCCGGGCGGCGGAGTGCCGCAGAAATTTTCTGATGATGGCGCAATGCGGCAAACGCCGTTTCGGCGATTTCATGACGGTCTTGGCGGCCGAGTTTTTTATGTTCGCGGAAATAGGCGGAAAGCACGGCATCGGCAGGCTGCTTGAAGGTCAGCATTTCGGCCAGCACGGCGGCGGTATGTTCAATCTGAATGGCATTCATGTCGATAGGAAAAACGGGAAAGATAACAGCGGAAACGCCGTCTGCAAACCAAGCGTTGAAACACTTGGTATTTGCAGACGGCATTATATGGCGGTACTGCCGGCAGCTTAAGCCTGACGGTTCCAGCGTTCGATGGATTCCTTAATCACTTCTTTGGCTTCTTCCACGCCGCCCCATTTGGTCACTTGGGTCGTGCCTGCTTTTTTCAGGTCTTTGTAGTGGTTGAAGTGGAACTCGATTTG
The nucleotide sequence above comes from Neisseria animalis. Encoded proteins:
- a CDS encoding AzlC family ABC transporter permease, with the protein product MSPTPQSEFIRGMKECSPMLIGLLPWALILGVQGGQKGMSWAEMLMMTMMNFAGGSEFAAVNLWADPLPILLIATVTLMINSRHILMGAALAPYLKHTPLKKVMPALFFMCDESWALGLAEAQKRKAQGLPAFNMPFYAGACTVLYLSWASFAAIGAAVGPMFGDIAAWGFGMAFPAVFLVLLRGMWKSFAASRPWLVSLVTAAAVYLTTDGAWYVPAGALSGLFAAYWWGETA
- a CDS encoding AzlD family protein, which translates into the protein MNIAFNAFLACLAMLAVTYSTRLIGFFALRNRTLSRRAQVVMEAAPGCVLISVIAPYFVSDKPHELVAIALTVLAAGRLSMLPTVLIGVGTSGLLGYLLS
- a CDS encoding RsmB/NOP family class I SAM-dependent RNA methyltransferase; this translates as MNAIQIEHTAAVLAEMLTFKQPADAVLSAYFREHKKLGRQDRHEIAETAFAALRHHQKISAALRRPAAQARKAALAALVLGRSMNISQIQDILDEEDKEFLSRLKARKAEFADGITTAAELPQWLVEQLQQHYTDEEVLAFGRSVNSAAPLDIRVNTLKAKRDKVLAQLQNEDIAAEAALFSPWGIRLKDKIVLNKHELFLDGALEVQDEGSQLLALLLGAKRGEIVVDFCAGAGGKTLAIGAQMANKGRIYAFDVAEKRLANLKPRMTRAGLTNIHPERISSEHDTRIGRLHGKADRVLVDAPCSGLGTLRRNPDLKYRQSPETVTKLLAQQHSILSAAADLVKPQGRLVYATCSVLPEENEMQAERFLVEHPEFELLDCGALLAGLKIDLNTGKYLRLSSAEHQTDGFFAAVFQKKQ
- a CDS encoding integration host factor subunit beta, with the protein product MTKSELMVRLAEVFAEKNGNQLMAKDVEYSVKVLVDTMTRSLARGQRIEIRGFGSFDLNHRPARIGRNPKTGERVEVPEKHVPHFKPGKELRERVDMALQKDAN
- a CDS encoding Lrp/AsnC family transcriptional regulator, which translates into the protein MKPDNIDRKILTALQQDGRLQNIELAKQVGLSPSSCLRRVKLLEEAGIIERYSAKLSAEKIGLGFTVFARIWLKSQDGETVRQFTEAVCRLKQITECHLMAGDSDFLLRIVTADLQAYWRFHTDYLARLPGVQNIRTDIPLLVVKSDTDLPLQA
- the cmk gene encoding (d)CMP kinase, with the translated sequence MSGKQKVIAIDGPSASGKGTVASRVAAALGFDYLDSGALYRLTALYARKQQVEWTDEAGVAALAENLPAKFADGSVWLEEEDVSAQIRSEAIGMGASAVAQLPKVREALLQRQRDFLTEKGLVADGRDIGSVIFPDAALKVFLTASARVRAERRAKQIGLPCEGLEFDRILSDIEARDEADRRRAVAPLRQLPDAQLLDTTELNIEEAVKKVLDWYHNV
- the rpsA gene encoding 30S ribosomal protein S1, producing MTMENFAQLLEESFTLQEMNPGEVITAEVVGIDQNFVTVNAGLKSESLIDVAEFKNAQGEIEVKVGDFVTVTIESVENGFGETKLSREKAKRAADWIALEEAMENGDILSGVINGKVKGGLTVMINSIRAFLPGSLVDVRPVKDTSHFEGKEIEFKVIKLDKKRNNVVVSRRAVLEATLGEERKALLENLQEGAVVKGIVKNITDYGAFVDLGGIDGLLHITDLAWRRVKHPSEVLEVGQEVEAKVLKFDQEKQRVSLGMKQLGEDPWNGLTRRYPQGTRLFGKVSNLTDYGAFVEIEQGIEGLVHVSEMDWTNKNVHPSKVVQLGDEVEVMILEIDEDRRRISLGMKQCQANPWEEFAANHNKGDKISGAVKSITDFGVFVGLPGGIDGLVHLSDLSWTESGEEAVRKYKKGEEVEAVVLAIDVDKERISLGIKQLEGDPFNNFISVNDKGALVKGTVKSVDAKGAVVALTEEVEAYLPAAEFAADRVEDLSTKLNEGDEVEAVIVTVDRKNRSIRLSVKAKDAKESRDVLNSVNAAATASAGTTSLGDLLKAKLSGDQE